One window of the Bos mutus isolate GX-2022 chromosome X, NWIPB_WYAK_1.1, whole genome shotgun sequence genome contains the following:
- the LAGE3 gene encoding EKC/KEOPS complex subunit LAGE3, translated as MQETGWDVGAGSLAGGAESRGRRGVGGGRGGPRSAGAASAADHGAPGVAPAQHSSGLGGDPWSPAQRPGSRPCVFTLSVPFPSALEAEIARGSLAPDVEPHRGAVGKELTVSGSVLVVCWRAEDCRLLRISIVNFLDQLSLVMRTMQRFGPSVAR; from the exons ATGCAGGAGACGGGTTGGGACGTAGGCGCAGGCAGCCTGGCGGGTGGCGCCGAAAGCCGGGGCCGGCGGGGTGTCGGGGGTGGCCGGGGCGGCCCCCGCAGCGCGGGTGCTGCTTCCGCTGCAGACCACGGAGCTCCGGGTGTCGCGCCGGCCCAGCACTCTTCAGGGCTGGGCGGAGACCCGTGGTCCCCGGCCCAACGGCCGGGAAGCCGACCATGCGTATT CACCCTAAGCGTGCCTTTCCCGTCCGCCTTGGAGGCAGAGATTGCCCGTGGGTCCCTGGCCCCAGATGTCGAACCTCACCGTGGAGCGGTTGGGAAGGAGCTCACAGTGAGCGGCAGTGTCCTGGTGGT CTGCTGGAGAGCTGAAGATTGCCGCCTCCTTCGAATCTCCATTGTCAACTTTCTGGACCAGCTTTCTCTGGTGATGCGAACCATGCAGCGCTTTGGGCCCTCTGTTGCCCGCTAA